Part of the Leifsonia soli genome is shown below.
GTGGTCGTCGGGCAGGAACGGCAGCGCGCCGTCGTTGCGGAGGTTCACCACCTGCACGTCGCCGCGGTCGCCGGTCAGCGACGCGATCAGGTCGACGGCGGCCTCCGAGTAGAAGGCGCCCCCGCGCTGGGAGAGCTGCTCTGGCTTGGTGTCGACCGCGGGGTCGCCGTACAGCTCCAGCAGCTCGCGCTCGACGCGCTGCACGGCTTCGGCGCGAGTGGGGGAGTCGAGCTGCTCGCGCAGCACCTCATCGTGCGCGTAGTAGTAGCGCAGGTAGTAGCTGGGCACATCGCCGAGCAGCCGGATGAGCGAGGCGGGCAGCTCGACCTCCTCCGCGAGCTGCTCCAGCCGTGTGCCGAGCAGCTCGGGCAGGGCGTCGCGGGTGCCGGAGTCGTCGGTGACGAGGGCCGACCGCTCCCACGTCAGGTGATTGAGGCCGACGTGACCGAGCTGCACCTGTGCGGGCGCGACGCCGAGCATCCCGGCGAAGCGCCGCTGGAATCCGATGGCGACGTTGCAGAGGCCGACCGCGCGGTGGCCCTCCTGCAGGAGGGCGCGGGTGACGATGCCGACCGGGTTGGTGAAGTCGACGATCCAGGCGCCGGGCTTCGCATGCCGGCGGACGGCGTCGGCGACGCGCAGCACCACGGGAACGGTCCTGAGTGCCTTGGCGAAGCCGCCGGGGCCGGTCGTCTCCTGTCCGATGCAGCCGCACTCGTGCGGCCAGGTCTCGTCGCCGTGACGCGCCGCCTGGCCGCCGACCCGGAGCTGGATGAGCACCACGTCGGCATCCGAGACGCCCGCCACGAGGTCCGAGGTGGGCACGACGCGGCCCGGGTGGCCGGCCGCGCGGAACATGCGCCGGCTCATCCCGCCGACCAGGCGCAGGCGCTCCGGATCGGGGTCGACCAGCCAGAGCTCCTCGATCGGGAGCAGGTCGCGCAGCCGCGCGAACCCGTCGATGAGCTCGGGGGTGTAAGTGGAGCCGCCTCCGACGACCGTCAGTTTCACGTGTTATCCCTTCACGCCGGTGAGTGTGATGCCCTCCACGAAGACGCGTTGGGCGAAGAAGAAGATGAGGACGACCGGGACGGTGACGAGCATGGTCATCGCCATGGTCAGCCCCCAGTCGGTGCCGTGGACGCCGCGGAACGACGCGAGGCCGTAGGCCACCGGCCAGGCGGCCGGGTTCTCCGAGGTGTAGAGCAGCGGCCCGTAGTAGTCGTTCCAGGAGGCGAAGAACAGGAAGATCGCTGTCGCCGCGATGCCCGGCTTCGCCATCGGCAGCACCACCCGCCACAGCACCCCGAACTCCCCGTTGCCGTCGATGCGGGCCGCGTCGGCGTACTCGCTCGGAATGGTGAGGAAGAACTGCCGCAACAGGAAGATCGAGAAGGCGTCGCCGAGCAGGTTCGGCAGGATAAGAGGCCACAGCGTGCCGGTCAGCCCCAGCTGCGACCACATCACGTAGATCGGGATCGCCGTCACCTGCGGCGGGAGCAGCATGGCGATGATGATCACGGTGAACAGCACGCCGGAGCCGCGGAAGCGGATCTTGGCGAGCGCATACGCCGCGGGAACGCTCGAGATCAGCATGAAGGCCGTGGCGAGCACCGCATACATCGCGGAGTTGGCGAACCACTGCGCCAGCGGCACCGTCGTGAACACCTTCACGTAGTTGTCCCAGTGGAACGGCTGCGGCCAGAGCGAGGCGGTCAGGGTCTGCTCGCTCGACATCAGCGAGGTGAGGAAGACGAAGACCACGGGCGCGATGAACAGCACCGCCAGCACGACGAGCACGGCGTGCTCGGCGATCCAGGCGAGGATGCGGCGGGCCCGGGCCGAGCGCGGTGTCGGGATGCGGCGGGGCGGCGGCGCCGGGCTGTCCGTCGTCGCGCTGCCGGGGGTGAGGGTGGCCGAGGTCATTGCGCGCCTTCCGGGGTGAACGCCTTGAAGCGGCGGAGCAGCAGGATGAGGACGACGGCCGCCACCACGAACAGCAGCACCGCGAGGGCGGATGCGTAGCCGAGCTGGTACGTGCCGAAGCCGCGGACGTACAGCCACTGCGTGTAGGTGAGGAGCGAGCCGTCCGGGTAGCCGAGGTTGGAGCTGATGCCCTGCCCCACGACGGCTTTGCCCGACGCGACGGAGGAGGCGACAGCCGCCTCCGTGAAGTACTGGATCGCAGCGATGACGCCCGTCACCGCTGCGAAGAGCAGCACGGGAGCGATCGACGGCAGCGTGACGTACCGCACCTTCTGCGCACCGCTCGCGCCGTCCAGCGAGGCCGCCTCGTACTGCTCGCGGGGCACATCCAGGAGGGCCGCCAGGAAGATGATCATGACGTCGCCCATCACCCAGATGCCCAGCAGCACCAGGGAGGGTTTCGACCAGGCAGGGTCGTTGAACCACAGCGGTCCCTGGATGCCGAAGAAGCCGAGGATGTGGTTCACCGGCCCGGTGCCCGGGTTGAACAGGAAGACGAACGCGACGACGCTCGCCACCGGCGGCACCAGGGCGGGCAGGTAGAACACCGTCCGCCAGAAGCCGGATGCGCGCCGCGCCCGGGCGAGGAGCCCGGCGACGATCAGCGCGAACGCCGTCTTCACGGGAACCCAGATCACGACGAACCACAGCGTGTTGAGGGTCGCCAGCCACACGTTCGGGTCCTGCGTGAACAGGTACTGGTAGTTGCGGAGGCCGATCCACTGCGGCGGCGAGACGAGGTCGAACCGGGTGAACGAGTAGTAGACGGAGGCGATCAGCGGGTAGACGAAGAAGATGAGCAGCCCGAGCAGGGCGGGCGCGAGCAGCGCGAGCGTCACCAGGGAGCGCCGGCGGCGGGCGGGGGAGCGGCGCGTGGGGCGGGCGGTGGCCCGCCCCACGCGTTCTGCGGTCGCGGTCATGGCGTCCGGCTCACGGCCCGGTGCTCAGCGCGAGGGCGTCGTCGATCTGCTTGTCGACCGACTTCAGTCCGGCATCCAGGTCGCCGCCCTGGCTCTGGTACTTGTTCCACCAGTCCTGGAGCGACTGCTGGTAGCCGGGGCCGAGCGGGCTCGGCGGCGTGGTCTGGACGTTCTTGTCCGACGCGATGTCGAGGAACGTCTTGTACTGCTCCGAGACCTCCAGCTTCGGCGAGGCGAGCGCATCCTTCGTCGTCGGCACGTTCTTGAGGCCGTTCGCGAGCTTCACGATCGCGTCCGTGTCGGTGGTCAGGTAGCGCAGCAGCGCCCAGGCGAGCTCCGGCTGCTTCGAGCCCTTCGAGATGCCGATGATGTTGCCGGTGATGTAGCCGCCGCCGTACAGCTGCGACTGGTCGTCGGCCGTCGGGAACGGCGCCGTGCCGTAGTGCAGGTCCTTGGCCTGGTCGTCGATGAACGCCGTGCGGTATTCGCCGTCGAGGTTCATGGCGACCTGCCCGGTCTGGAAGGCGTTGTCGGCGGAGAACTCCTGGCCGAGCCCGGAGGTGAAGGCGTTGAGCTTGTCCCAGCCGATGGTGTCGACGAACTTCTTCTGCCAGTCGATCAGCTCCTTCCAGCCGGCGCTGGAGCCGACCGCGCTGGTGCCGTCGGACTTCAGCCACTTCGCGTCGGCGGCGGGGCCGACGTGGGCGGCCGAGTTCTCGTACCAGCCCATGGTCGGGTTGAAGCCGAGGGTCTTGATCGAGCCGTCCGTGTTGAACGTCGTCAGCTTCACGGCCATCGACTCCAGCTCGCTCAGCGTCTTCGGCGGAGCGGTGTAGCCGGCGGCCTTGAGCAGGTCGGTGTTGTAGTAGAGGCCGTAGACGTCGGCGAGCATCGGCATCGCGCAGCGGGTGCCCTTGAACTCGGTGTACGACTTCACGGTGTCCGAGAACTGGCTCATGTCGACGCCGTCGCGCTCGATCACCTTGTTGAGGCTGCGGAAGGCGCCGTTCGAGCAGAAGTTGCCGACGATGTCGGTCGAGTACGAGAGTCCGACGTCGACCTTGCTGCCGGTGGCGATCGCCTTCTGCAGCTTCTCGTCGTCCTGCCCGGAGTGGACGTCGACCTTGATTTTCGGGTACTTCTTCTCGAAGTCGTCGACGACGGACTGGATGACCTTCGCCTCGCGGTCGGAGAAGAAGTGCCAGAACGACACGGTGCCGCTGAGGTCCTTCGGGGTGCTCGCGGCGAAGTCGGTGCCGCCTCCGCCGCCGGAGCAGCCGGAGAGGGCGAGCGCGGCGGCGGCGGTGACCGCTGCCGCGGCGATGAGATGGCGGTGTTTCACGGGTGGCTCCCTCACTGTCGGTGGGTGCAGGTGTGGTGGTGCGGGATGCGGTGGTGCGGGTGGATGCGGTGATGCGGTCGCGGGGCGCTACGGTGCGATTCGCGACACTTCGGCGAAGAGCGCGTCGCGCACCTCGCCGATGAGGTGCTCCCGGGCTCCGCGGAGCACCGGGTGGGCGTCGACGCCGGTCGCGACGACGCTGCGCTCGCCCCAGGCGGGGCGGAGTTCTGCGGTGACGAGTTCGGCGAGGCGGTCGCCGCCCGCCGAGCCGGTGGGGCCGCCCAGCACGACCAGCTCCGGGTCGAGCAGGGCGAGGACGGGGACGACGCCGACGGCGACGCGCCGGGCGAGCTCGCCGAGGAACGCCTCCCGCGCGCCGGGGTCGCCGTCGACGTGGCCGTCGGACGTCGGCGAGACGCCGTGACGAGCGGCGAGCCGGGCGACGGCGGGGCCTCCGATGAGGTCCTGCAGGTCGTCGGCGTCCGGGTCGAGCTCGGCGGCCGAGCGGGGGATCGGCAGGTAGCCGATCTCGCCGGCGCCGCCGGACGCGCCGCGGTGGACGCTGCCGCCCTGGTCGACCGACAGGCCGAGGCCGTCGCCCATCCAGAGCAGGGCGAAGCCGCCGGTTCCGTGTCCTGCGCCGTCCGTCCGCTCGGCGAGCGCCGCCAGGTTCACGTCGTTGTCGATGCGCACGTCGATGCCGAGCGCGTCGCGCAGCCGCCGGCCGATGCCCTGCTTGGGCCAGCCCGGGAGCGTCTCGATGTAGGTCAGCTCGTCCGTGCGCGGGTCGAGCGCGCCCTGCACGCCGATGCAGACGGCCCGGACCTGGTGGGGGTCGGCGTCGGCCGCGGCGCACGCTGCGTCGACGGCCGTGCGCACATCCTCTTCCGGGGAGCGGCCGGCGAGCGGGGTGACGGCGATGGGCTGTTCCGCGCCGGAGGCGTCGACGACGGTCGATCGCAGGACCTCCGCGTCGATGTCGACCGCGACGCCGAGCATGCGATCCGTCCGGACGGCGTAGCTGGCGGCGTTGGGGCCGCGTCCACCGGAGACCTCGCCCACGACGTGGATGAGCCCGGCCGTCTCGAGCCGTGCGACCATCTGCGCCGCGGTCGGCTTGGAGAGTCCGGAGAGCTCGCCGATGCGGCTGCGGGTGAGGACGCCGTGCTGCAGCAGCAACGACAGCGCCGTGCGGTCGTTGGTCTCGCGCAGCCACCCGGGGGTGCCCCGAACCGGTCCGGTCATCCTCATCCCTTCGTTGGAACGATGCTCTCGCGGAAATGTATCAGGAAAGTTTCTTTATAGTAAAGCTCCTGTTTCCGAAATCCTGTCTGATGGTCCTCTCAGAAAGCCCCGCAGGGTGAACCATCCGCCCCTCGGGCGGCGTGCCCCAGGTGGAAGGGAGCATCCGCTCATGAGAAACACCACCTCACCCACGCGCTTCGCGACGCTGGCGGCCGGAGCCGCCGCCGTCCTCCTGGCGCTCGCCGCCTGCTCGACCACCGGAGGCGGGGGATACTCGGCGCCCGGTTCCGGCGCGTCGACGCCGTCGAGCCCGTCCACGTCGTCCGGTACCTCCGCCGTCGCCCTGAAGACCGGCTCGACCACGCTCGGCACCGTCGTGGTCGACGGAAAGGGTCTCACCGCCTACGTCTTCGACAAGGACACCGCCGGCTCCGGCATGAGCGTCTGCTCCGGGCAGTGCGCCACCCAGTGGCCGGCGATCGAGACCGGCAGCGCGCATCCGACCGTCCAGGGCGTCACCGGGACCGTCGGCACGATCACCGGGGTCGACGGCAAGAAGCAGGTCACCCTCGACGGCCACCCGCTGTACACCTACGCGGGCGACTCCTCCGCCGGAGACGTCACCGGCCAGGGGTTCGGCGGCATCTGGTGGGTCGTCGGCGCCGACGGCGCGAAGATCACGTCGTCCTCCTCGACGCCGGGCTCCGGAGGCGGCTACACCAAGTGACGCATCGCGCCCGCGCGCTCAGCCGAATGCGCGGGCGTGCTCGACGAGACGGTCGAACGCCGCATCCAGATCCGGGTCCACTCGCTGGCGCTCCTGGTCGGCGAGGTACCACTCCACGATCTCCCCGGCGCCGCGCGCGAACGGGACCCGCGCGCTGAACCCGGGCACCATCGCCTTGATCTTGCTGTTGTCGAAGTGCATCGAGTGCGCCTTGTCGCCGACGAGACCGGGGCCGGCCTCCGGGATCACGGCGGCGATCGACTCGCTCGCCACGTGGACGAGCTCCGCCTCCACCCCCAGCGCCTCCGCCAGATAGCAGTAGATCTGATCCCACGTCGGAGCCTCGTCTCCGGTGATGTGGAACGCGTCGCCGACGGCCTCAGGGCGGCCGAGCAGTCCCACGAAGGCCACCGCGAAGTCGGTGTTGTGCGTGATCGTCCAGCGGCTCGTCCCGTCGCCGTGCACCACGACGGGGGCGCCGCGCCGCATCCGCTCGAGGTCCGTCCAGTGCCCGGTCGTCGGGATCATCGTGCGGTCGTAGGTGTGCGACGGCCGCACGATCGTGACGGGGAAGCCGCGCTCGCGGTACGCCTCCATCAGCGCATCCTCACAGGCGATCTTGTCGCGCGAGTACTGCCAGAACGGGTTGCGCAGCGCGGTGGACTCGGTCACCGGCACGCGCGACGGCGGCTTCTGGTAGGCGGAGGCGGAACTGATGAAGACGTACTGCCCGACCCGGCCCTCGAAGAGGTTGAAGTCGGTCGAGATGTGATCGGGCGTGAACGCGAGGAACTCGGCGGCGACATCGAAGCTGCGCTCGCCCAGAGCGCTGTGCACGCTCTCCGGGTCGCGGATGTCGGCGTGCAGCACCTCGACGCCGTCCGGGAGGGGACGCGTCGAGCTGTTCCCCCGGTTCACGACGGTGACCTCGTGGCCCTGCTCGAGCGCCTCCGCCACGCACGCCGAGCTGATGACGCCCGTCCCGCCGATGAAGAGTGTCCGTGTCGCTGCCATTCCCGCTCCTTTACGCGTCCTGCGTCCCCGATCGGCGGACGTCCGCCCGAATGGCCAGGCTAGTCCGCTGGCCCCGCGCCCGCGAGGCCGGGTCGACCGTCCGCCGGTCCGCGCGTACACTCCTTCGCGAATTCGACCAGAGGAGTCCTCCCACCCGTGTTCCCCCTCCACAGCTGGCCCGGCCTCGCCGTCGCCTGCCTTCTGGCCGTCGTCGTCGCGGTCGCCGTCACGGCCGTTCTTGCGCTGATCCTGCGCCTGATCGGGCGGAGGAGGCAGTGGCCCGAGCTGCTGATCCGCCATGTCCGCGTGCCGTTCCGGCTGTTCCTGGTCGTGATCGTGCTGTGGATCGCGGTGACGGTCAGCATGCCTCCGGAGGTCTCGACCGCCTGGCGGAACGGCATCCACCACACCTTCCTGATCCTCACGATCGCCACGGGCGTGTGGTTCGCCGCCGCCTTCGTCGTATTCGTGGCCGACCTCGGGCTGGCGCGCTATCGGCTCGATGTGCCCGACAACCGGTACGCCCGCCGGGTGCGCACACAGGTGCTCGTCCTCCGGCGGCTCACCATCGTCGCGGCCGTCGTCATCGGCCTGGGCGCGGTGCTGCTGACGTTCCCCGCGCTGCAGGCGGCGGGCGCGAGCCTGCTGGCCTCCGCCGGCGTCATCGGCATCATCGCCGGTGTCGCCGCCCAGTCGAGCCTCGCCAACCTCTTCGCGGGCATCCAGCTCGCCTTCTCCGACGCCATCCGCATCGACGACGTCGTGGTGGTCGAGCAGCAGTGGGGGACCATCGAGGAGATCACGCTCACCTACGTGGTGGTCCACGTCTGGGACGACCGCCGGCTCGTCCTCCCGTCGACCTACTTCACGACCAAGCCGTTCGAGAACTGGACGCGCCAGCACAGCGAGCTGCTCGGCTCCATCGAGTTCGACCTGGACTGGCGGGTGTCCACCGGCGGGATGCGCGCCGAGCTGAACCGCATCCTCGCCACCACCGACCTCTGGGACCACCGCACCGCCGTGCTCCAGGTCACCGACGCCGTCGGCGGCTGGGTGCGGGTGCGCGTGCTCGTCACGGCCAAGGACGCACCGACCCTGTTCGACCTGCGCTGCCTGGTGCGCGAGCGCCTCATCGACTGGATGCAGCGGTACTCGCCCGCCTCCCTCCCGCGGCAGCGCGTCGAGCTCGTCGAGCCCGCCGAGCCACGTGAGCGGCCGACCCGCGCCCGCAGCGAGGAGGAGGGACGCCTGTTCAGCGGCACACCGGAGAACGAGCAGCGAGCCCAGCAGTTCACGGATGCCATCCCGATCGTGCGCGACGGGGCGGACGACGGCGAGCCGGGATCCGATCGCGGTGACGGGCTGATGACGAGCGACGAGGAGAACCGATGACCGACGGACCGGACGAACAGCACAGACGACCGGACGGCGTCGACGACGCGACGGTGGATGCGCTCGGCAGCCTGAGTGAGGCGCTCGAGGTGGTCGAGCACGCGCGCGGACTGCTCTACGGCTTCCACCGGCTCACCGGGAAGGCCGACTTCACCCTCGGCGAGGCCGTCGGCAAGCTGCGCGACGCCGGCCACGCCGATCTCGCCGACCGCATCGAGCGCGAGCTGGTCGGGCGCAATGTCATCGAGGGGCGGTGGACGTTCCAGATCGTCGAGGACTTCGACGACGGGTACTACGCCCTGTTCCGCGAGCTGGAGCGCGAGGCGCGCGACCGGCTCGCCGGCGGCCGGCGCCACCTCTACGAGGCGGAGCTGAAGGAGCAGCGGCGGACGCACGGCGAACCGGGCCACGAGGCCCGGCCGTGACTCAGGAGAGGGATTCGGCCGCCGCGACGATCGTGCCGGTCACGACATCCGGGGCGGCCAGCATCGACACGTGCCCTGCGGCCGTCTCGATGATCGTCGCCTGCGCACGCTCGGACATCCGCCGCTGGAGTGCTGGCGGGATGATGCGGTCCTCGGTGCCGACGACGGACCAGACCGGGAGGCTCTGCCAGGCGGGCGGGCCGGCCGCGATGACGTTGGCGGCGAGCGCGATCGGCCGCTGACCGGCGGCGATCAGATCCTGGTCGGTCTCGGAGAGGTCCTGGGCGAAGAAGTCGCGGACCGTCGATGCCTTCAGGTAGGCGTCCGCGTCGCCCTCCGGAGCCCCGGGGTAGCCGACGATGTCGAGCACCGTCGTCGGGTCCGGGACGTCGAGGGCGGAGCCGGAGCCGCCGAGCAGGCCGACGACGTTCTCGCCCTCGTCGGGGATGAACGCATCCACGTAGACGAGGGCCCGCACATCACCGCCGCCGAGCCCGGCGCCGCTGATGACGGCGCCGCCGTACGAGTGCCCGGCGAGAACGACCGGCCCCTCGGTGTGCTGCGCGAGGAAGGCGGCGACGTACGCGGCATCCCCTGTCACTCCGCGGAGCAGGTTCGGCGGGGCGTACACGGTGAATCCCCGCGCGCGGAGGTCCGAGATGACGGGGTTCCAGCTGGAGGCGTCCGCCCAGGCGCCGTGGACGAGGACGATGGTGGGGTTCGGCATGGATGTTCCTTCGCTCTGTGCTGTGAACGGATGGGTGACGCTCTCGGAACGCCGCCAGGCTAGGGGGAGGCCGCGGCGCGCGTCTACCCCTCTGCCGCTCATCGTCGGAGCGCACTCGGCGAACTCACAGGATCAGCGGGACCAACCCGGAGTGCCCGCGTGTTCCATCTACTGACGGCGTCGCAGCCAGCGCGCCGCACGAGGAGGAAACGTGACACAGGACTACCGCAAGGACCCGGAGGCCCTCGCTCAGCTGACACCGCGCCAGTACGCGGTGACGCAGGAGGCCGCCACCGAGCCCGCCTTCCGCAACGAGTTCTGGAACAACCACGAGGAGGGGCTGTACGTCGACATCGTGTCGGGGGAGCCGCTGTTCGCGTCCGTGAACAAGTACGACAGCCGCTCCGGGTGGCCGAGCTTCACCGTTCCGGTCGAGCCGGGGAACATCGTCGAGAAGGTCGACCGGACCTACGGGATGGTGCGCACCGAGGTCCGCTCCGCCCACGGTGACAGCCACCTGGGTCACCTGTTCGACGACGGGCCCGCCGAGGCGGGCGGCCTGCGCTATTGCATCAACTCCGCCGCTCTCCGCTTCGTCCCGCTCTCCGAGCTCGACGCCGCGGGCTACGGCGACTACACCACGCTCTTCGAGAAGTAAGGACACAGACAATGACTGAGAAGGCCATCCTCGCCGGTGGGTGTTTCTGGGGCATGCAGGACTTGATCCGCAAGCTCCCCGGCGTGACCAGCACCCGCGTCGGCTACACCGGAGGCGACGTCCCCGACGCCACCTACCGCAACCACGGCACCCACGCCGAGGCGATCGAGATCGAGTACGACCCCGAGCGGACCACTTACCGCGACCTGCTCGAGTTCTTCTTCCAGATCCACGACCCGTCGACCAAGAACCGTCAGGGCAACGACGTCGGCACCAGCTACCGTTCCGCGATCTTCTACGAGAACGACGAGCAGCGCCGCGTCGCCGAGGACACCATCGCCGACGTGGACGCGTCGGGGCTGTGGCCAGGGAAGGTCGTCACCGAGGTGAGCGCCGCGGGTCCGTTCTGGGAGGCCGAGCCGGAGCACCAGGACTACCTGGAGCGCATCCCCTGGGGCTACACCTGCCATTTCGTGCGCCCGGGCTGGAAGCTGCCGAAGCGCGAGACCGCCGCAAGCTGATCCGATACGGGTGCGCGACCGGCCGGGGGACCAGCGTCCACCGGCCGGTCCGCGCCATACTGGGGCCGTGAGCAGCGACAGCGCGGTGACGGTCCGAGGGCTTCGGAAGTCCTACGGGTCGTTCGACGCCGTCCGGGGAATCGACTTCGACATCCGCCGCGGAGAGACCTTCGC
Proteins encoded:
- a CDS encoding extracellular solute-binding protein codes for the protein MKHRHLIAAAAVTAAAALALSGCSGGGGGTDFAASTPKDLSGTVSFWHFFSDREAKVIQSVVDDFEKKYPKIKVDVHSGQDDEKLQKAIATGSKVDVGLSYSTDIVGNFCSNGAFRSLNKVIERDGVDMSQFSDTVKSYTEFKGTRCAMPMLADVYGLYYNTDLLKAAGYTAPPKTLSELESMAVKLTTFNTDGSIKTLGFNPTMGWYENSAAHVGPAADAKWLKSDGTSAVGSSAGWKELIDWQKKFVDTIGWDKLNAFTSGLGQEFSADNAFQTGQVAMNLDGEYRTAFIDDQAKDLHYGTAPFPTADDQSQLYGGGYITGNIIGISKGSKQPELAWALLRYLTTDTDAIVKLANGLKNVPTTKDALASPKLEVSEQYKTFLDIASDKNVQTTPPSPLGPGYQQSLQDWWNKYQSQGGDLDAGLKSVDKQIDDALALSTGP
- the msrA gene encoding peptide-methionine (S)-S-oxide reductase MsrA, yielding MTEKAILAGGCFWGMQDLIRKLPGVTSTRVGYTGGDVPDATYRNHGTHAEAIEIEYDPERTTYRDLLEFFFQIHDPSTKNRQGNDVGTSYRSAIFYENDEQRRVAEDTIADVDASGLWPGKVVTEVSAAGPFWEAEPEHQDYLERIPWGYTCHFVRPGWKLPKRETAAS
- a CDS encoding alpha/beta fold hydrolase, coding for MPNPTIVLVHGAWADASSWNPVISDLRARGFTVYAPPNLLRGVTGDAAYVAAFLAQHTEGPVVLAGHSYGGAVISGAGLGGGDVRALVYVDAFIPDEGENVVGLLGGSGSALDVPDPTTVLDIVGYPGAPEGDADAYLKASTVRDFFAQDLSETDQDLIAAGQRPIALAANVIAAGPPAWQSLPVWSVVGTEDRIIPPALQRRMSERAQATIIETAAGHVSMLAAPDVVTGTIVAAAESLS
- a CDS encoding SDR family oxidoreductase gives rise to the protein MAATRTLFIGGTGVISSACVAEALEQGHEVTVVNRGNSSTRPLPDGVEVLHADIRDPESVHSALGERSFDVAAEFLAFTPDHISTDFNLFEGRVGQYVFISSASAYQKPPSRVPVTESTALRNPFWQYSRDKIACEDALMEAYRERGFPVTIVRPSHTYDRTMIPTTGHWTDLERMRRGAPVVVHGDGTSRWTITHNTDFAVAFVGLLGRPEAVGDAFHITGDEAPTWDQIYCYLAEALGVEAELVHVASESIAAVIPEAGPGLVGDKAHSMHFDNSKIKAMVPGFSARVPFARGAGEIVEWYLADQERQRVDPDLDAAFDRLVEHARAFG
- a CDS encoding ROK family transcriptional regulator; translated protein: MTGPVRGTPGWLRETNDRTALSLLLQHGVLTRSRIGELSGLSKPTAAQMVARLETAGLIHVVGEVSGGRGPNAASYAVRTDRMLGVAVDIDAEVLRSTVVDASGAEQPIAVTPLAGRSPEEDVRTAVDAACAAADADPHQVRAVCIGVQGALDPRTDELTYIETLPGWPKQGIGRRLRDALGIDVRIDNDVNLAALAERTDGAGHGTGGFALLWMGDGLGLSVDQGGSVHRGASGGAGEIGYLPIPRSAAELDPDADDLQDLIGGPAVARLAARHGVSPTSDGHVDGDPGAREAFLGELARRVAVGVVPVLALLDPELVVLGGPTGSAGGDRLAELVTAELRPAWGERSVVATGVDAHPVLRGAREHLIGEVRDALFAEVSRIAP
- a CDS encoding carbohydrate ABC transporter permease, producing MTATAERVGRATARPTRRSPARRRRSLVTLALLAPALLGLLIFFVYPLIASVYYSFTRFDLVSPPQWIGLRNYQYLFTQDPNVWLATLNTLWFVVIWVPVKTAFALIVAGLLARARRASGFWRTVFYLPALVPPVASVVAFVFLFNPGTGPVNHILGFFGIQGPLWFNDPAWSKPSLVLLGIWVMGDVMIIFLAALLDVPREQYEAASLDGASGAQKVRYVTLPSIAPVLLFAAVTGVIAAIQYFTEAAVASSVASGKAVVGQGISSNLGYPDGSLLTYTQWLYVRGFGTYQLGYASALAVLLFVVAAVVLILLLRRFKAFTPEGAQ
- the msrB gene encoding peptide-methionine (R)-S-oxide reductase MsrB — translated: MTQDYRKDPEALAQLTPRQYAVTQEAATEPAFRNEFWNNHEEGLYVDIVSGEPLFASVNKYDSRSGWPSFTVPVEPGNIVEKVDRTYGMVRTEVRSAHGDSHLGHLFDDGPAEAGGLRYCINSAALRFVPLSELDAAGYGDYTTLFEK
- a CDS encoding carbohydrate ABC transporter permease, with protein sequence MTSATLTPGSATTDSPAPPPRRIPTPRSARARRILAWIAEHAVLVVLAVLFIAPVVFVFLTSLMSSEQTLTASLWPQPFHWDNYVKVFTTVPLAQWFANSAMYAVLATAFMLISSVPAAYALAKIRFRGSGVLFTVIIIAMLLPPQVTAIPIYVMWSQLGLTGTLWPLILPNLLGDAFSIFLLRQFFLTIPSEYADAARIDGNGEFGVLWRVVLPMAKPGIAATAIFLFFASWNDYYGPLLYTSENPAAWPVAYGLASFRGVHGTDWGLTMAMTMLVTVPVVLIFFFAQRVFVEGITLTGVKG
- a CDS encoding 6-phospho-beta-glucosidase, with product MKLTVVGGGSTYTPELIDGFARLRDLLPIEELWLVDPDPERLRLVGGMSRRMFRAAGHPGRVVPTSDLVAGVSDADVVLIQLRVGGQAARHGDETWPHECGCIGQETTGPGGFAKALRTVPVVLRVADAVRRHAKPGAWIVDFTNPVGIVTRALLQEGHRAVGLCNVAIGFQRRFAGMLGVAPAQVQLGHVGLNHLTWERSALVTDDSGTRDALPELLGTRLEQLAEEVELPASLIRLLGDVPSYYLRYYYAHDEVLREQLDSPTRAEAVQRVERELLELYGDPAVDTKPEQLSQRGGAFYSEAAVDLIASLTGDRGDVQVVNLRNDGALPFLPDDHVIEVSATVDAGGVTALPIEPLPADHAGLIAHVAGYERLALDAAVNGGRDRVLRAMLAHPLVGQYDRAERLTDLLISHNRDHLEWAK
- a CDS encoding COG4315 family predicted lipoprotein, with protein sequence MRNTTSPTRFATLAAGAAAVLLALAACSTTGGGGYSAPGSGASTPSSPSTSSGTSAVALKTGSTTLGTVVVDGKGLTAYVFDKDTAGSGMSVCSGQCATQWPAIETGSAHPTVQGVTGTVGTITGVDGKKQVTLDGHPLYTYAGDSSAGDVTGQGFGGIWWVVGADGAKITSSSSTPGSGGGYTK
- a CDS encoding mechanosensitive ion channel domain-containing protein, giving the protein MFPLHSWPGLAVACLLAVVVAVAVTAVLALILRLIGRRRQWPELLIRHVRVPFRLFLVVIVLWIAVTVSMPPEVSTAWRNGIHHTFLILTIATGVWFAAAFVVFVADLGLARYRLDVPDNRYARRVRTQVLVLRRLTIVAAVVIGLGAVLLTFPALQAAGASLLASAGVIGIIAGVAAQSSLANLFAGIQLAFSDAIRIDDVVVVEQQWGTIEEITLTYVVVHVWDDRRLVLPSTYFTTKPFENWTRQHSELLGSIEFDLDWRVSTGGMRAELNRILATTDLWDHRTAVLQVTDAVGGWVRVRVLVTAKDAPTLFDLRCLVRERLIDWMQRYSPASLPRQRVELVEPAEPRERPTRARSEEEGRLFSGTPENEQRAQQFTDAIPIVRDGADDGEPGSDRGDGLMTSDEENR